The following proteins come from a genomic window of Tenebrio molitor chromosome 9, icTenMoli1.1, whole genome shotgun sequence:
- the LOC138138818 gene encoding cathepsin B-like cysteine proteinase isoform X2, with protein MIEKVLLIVIFSSLPSSFFTQVDDVLSDSFIENINNQNLSWVAGRNFPENEAKEFLEFGIINYTNLDASNTLDTLNHRTFYYSYIPPVFDARRKWPECKDLINSNLRYVKMCANDVWVMNDRICIETKGKTRVSLSGEDIRTCCSFCQNAIPYDTNWPPSQLRHTTPFNAWKYWVRHGVATGGDWKTDIGCKPRFTTTSGCKFKCKFECTNKKYKTGYWRDKRRGRFAYTVNKDPKQIQIEIMEHGPVLAVMNYYPELLSYKSGIFKLKKNSRRLGHHLVKIIGWSFEKKVDYWIVAGNMGDGFGKDHGFIKIPIGEYELGIEAHVTAGRSETPLSPREYLVPSTSEETQLNISLLVLNVLMAVVLM; from the exons ATGATAGAAAAAGTCTTGCTTATTGTGATATTTTCCAGCTTGCCCTCTTCATTCTTTACTCAAGTGGATGATGTTTTGTCTGATAGTTTTATCGAAAACATcaacaatcaaaatttgaGCTGGGTCGCCGGAAGGAACTTTCCAGAAAACGAAGCCAAGGAGTTTTTGGAGTTTGGAATTATCAACTATACAAACTTGGACGCAAGCAATACCCTCGACACTCTTAACCACAGGACCTTTTACTATTCATACATTCCACCCGTTTTCGATGCAAGAAGAAAATGGCCAGAATGCAAAGATCTAATAAATTCTAATCTACGTTACGTGAAGATGTGTGCAAACGATGTGTGG GTTATGAATGACAGAATATGCATCGAAACAAAGGGAAAAACAAGAGTGTCATTGTCTGGAGAGGACATAAGGACGTGTTGTTCCTTCTGTCAAAATGCAATACCATACGATACGAATTGGCCTCCAAGCCAGCTGCGGCACACAACACCCTTCAATGCGTGGAAGTATTGGGTCCGCCATGGAGTTGCGACTGGAGGTGATTGGAAGACAGACATC GGTTGCAAGCCTCGCTTCACAACAACGTCAGGGTGCAAGTTCAAATGTAAATTCGAGTGTactaacaaaaaatacaagacAGGTTATTGGAGGGATAAGAGAAGGGGTCGTTTTGCTTACACAGTGAACAAGGATCCGaaacaaatacaaattgaAATCATGGAGCATGGTCCTGTTTTAGCGGTGATGAATTATTACCCTGAACTTCTTTCGTACAAAAGCG GAATATTCAAGCTAAAAAAGAATTCTCGTCGACTTGGTCATCACCTAGTTAAAATTATAGGGTGGAGTTTCGAAAAGAAAGTCGACTACTGGATCGTTGCTGGCAACATGGGTGATGGTTTCGGCAAAGATCatggttttataaaaattccaATAGGGGAATACGAATTGGGAATTGAAGCACATGTTACGGCGGGAAGATCAGAAACACCATTGTCACCTCGTGAATATCTGGTACCATCGACAAGTGAAGAGACACAATTAAATATAAGTTTACTAGtcttaaatgttttaatgGCTGTTGTACTGATGTAA
- the LOC138138818 gene encoding cathepsin B-like cysteine proteinase isoform X1: MIEKVLLIVIFSSLPSSFFTQVDDVLSDSFIENINNQNLSWVAGRNFPENEAKEFLEFGIINYTNLDASNTLDTLNHRTFYYSYIPPVFDARRKWPECKDLINSNLRYVKMCANDVWASATAKVMNDRICIETKGKTRVSLSGEDIRTCCSFCQNAIPYDTNWPPSQLRHTTPFNAWKYWVRHGVATGGDWKTDIGCKPRFTTTSGCKFKCKFECTNKKYKTGYWRDKRRGRFAYTVNKDPKQIQIEIMEHGPVLAVMNYYPELLSYKSGIFKLKKNSRRLGHHLVKIIGWSFEKKVDYWIVAGNMGDGFGKDHGFIKIPIGEYELGIEAHVTAGRSETPLSPREYLVPSTSEETQLNISLLVLNVLMAVVLM, translated from the exons ATGATAGAAAAAGTCTTGCTTATTGTGATATTTTCCAGCTTGCCCTCTTCATTCTTTACTCAAGTGGATGATGTTTTGTCTGATAGTTTTATCGAAAACATcaacaatcaaaatttgaGCTGGGTCGCCGGAAGGAACTTTCCAGAAAACGAAGCCAAGGAGTTTTTGGAGTTTGGAATTATCAACTATACAAACTTGGACGCAAGCAATACCCTCGACACTCTTAACCACAGGACCTTTTACTATTCATACATTCCACCCGTTTTCGATGCAAGAAGAAAATGGCCAGAATGCAAAGATCTAATAAATTCTAATCTACGTTACGTGAAGATGTGTGCAAACGATGTGTGG GCTTCTGCCACCGCTAAGGTTATGAATGACAGAATATGCATCGAAACAAAGGGAAAAACAAGAGTGTCATTGTCTGGAGAGGACATAAGGACGTGTTGTTCCTTCTGTCAAAATGCAATACCATACGATACGAATTGGCCTCCAAGCCAGCTGCGGCACACAACACCCTTCAATGCGTGGAAGTATTGGGTCCGCCATGGAGTTGCGACTGGAGGTGATTGGAAGACAGACATC GGTTGCAAGCCTCGCTTCACAACAACGTCAGGGTGCAAGTTCAAATGTAAATTCGAGTGTactaacaaaaaatacaagacAGGTTATTGGAGGGATAAGAGAAGGGGTCGTTTTGCTTACACAGTGAACAAGGATCCGaaacaaatacaaattgaAATCATGGAGCATGGTCCTGTTTTAGCGGTGATGAATTATTACCCTGAACTTCTTTCGTACAAAAGCG GAATATTCAAGCTAAAAAAGAATTCTCGTCGACTTGGTCATCACCTAGTTAAAATTATAGGGTGGAGTTTCGAAAAGAAAGTCGACTACTGGATCGTTGCTGGCAACATGGGTGATGGTTTCGGCAAAGATCatggttttataaaaattccaATAGGGGAATACGAATTGGGAATTGAAGCACATGTTACGGCGGGAAGATCAGAAACACCATTGTCACCTCGTGAATATCTGGTACCATCGACAAGTGAAGAGACACAATTAAATATAAGTTTACTAGtcttaaatgttttaatgGCTGTTGTACTGATGTAA
- the LOC138138288 gene encoding dipeptidase 1-like, whose amino-acid sequence MCRNLLLLLLSSFISSSLQAPRADEPGSTALDNYPLVDGHNDLPFNLYSLLKNQIADFNFDQDLSNDAVFGFDSCKSCFTDLPRIKKGKLGAQFWVAYVSCDPTYYNTTVSRSYEQVDVIKRLIAKYPNDMEFVTTADGIEQAFANKKLASMIGLEGGHSIDDKMSLLRQFYELGVRYMTLTHSCNLDWADASPVDGKSGSPVLNLTDFGKKIVLEMNRLGMMVDLSHVSHNVMSEAIDVSKAPVIFSHSSAYSVYAHHRNVQDDVLEKVTVNGGVVMVNFYSQFIGEGNVTINDVVNHINHIADVAGVDHVGIGSDYDGVNSVPKGLEDVSKYPDLFDLLKELNPDRWTIANLEKLAGRNLVRVFKGVEQVRDQLSAELPDESLIPQKLGHNNSDRVYASLASFSTAVLILLLQTLNQL is encoded by the exons ATGTGCAGAAATCTGCTGTTATTACTTCTCTCTTCATTTATTTCGTCCAGTTTGCAAG CTCCTAGAGCGGATGAACCAGGAAGCACGGCTCTGGACAATTACCCTCTGGTCGATGG CCACAACGACTTACCCTTCAATTTGTACAGCTTATTGAAGAATCAGATAGCCGATTTCAATTTTGATCAGGATTTAAGTAATGATGCGGTGTTCGGATTTGACAGTTGCAAATCCTGTTTTACTGATTTGCCGAGGATAAAGAAAGGAAAGCTCGGAGCTCAA TTCTGGGTTGCTTACGTGTCCTGCGACCCCACATATTACAACACTACTGTGTCGCGCAGTTACGAACAAGTAGATGTCATAAAGAGACTAATAGCAAAGTACCCCAACGACATGGAATTCGTCACAACCGCAGACG GAATCGAACAAGCTTTTGCCAATAAAAAACTGGCCAGCATGATTGGACTGGAAGGGGGACATTCCATTGACGACAAGATGTCCCTTCTGAGACAATTTTATGAGCTGGGGGTACGATACATGACTCTAACCCACTCCTGTAACCTGGATTG GGCCGATGCATCCCCCGTCGATGGTAAATCCGGATCTCCTGTATTAAACCTGACGGATTTTGGCAAG AAAATCGTTCTGGAAATGAACCGTCTTGGAATGATGGTGGATTTGTCTCACGTCTCGCATAATGTGATGAGTGAGGCCATCGACGTTTCGAAGGCCCCAGTCATCTTTTCACACTCTTCAGCATATTCGGTCTATGCCCACCACAGAAACGTTCAAGATGATGTCTTAGAGAAAGTG ACAGTAAATGGGGGTGTCGTAATGGTTAACTTCTACTCCCAGTTCATTGGAGAAGGAAATGTCACAATAAATGATGTAGTGA ATCACATCAACCACATTGCAGATGTCGCTGGGGTCGACCACGTGGGTATAGGTTCTGATTACGACGGAGTTAACAG CGTTCCAAAAGGGTTGGAAGATGTATCGAAGTACCCCGACCTGTTTGATCTTTTGAAAGAATTGAATCCGGACAGATGGACCATCGCTAATTTGGAAAAACTGGCGGGAAGGAATTTGGTGAGAGTTTTCAAAGGAGTGGAACAG GTTAGAGATCAACTGTCGGCGGAACTACCTGATGAAAGTTTGATCCCTCAGAAACTAGGTCATAATAATTCAGACCGAGTGTATGCCAGTCTTGCCAGTTTTTCTACAGCAGTGTTGATCCTGCTGTTGCAGACGCTGAATCAATTATAA